AAAGCTTAACTATATGCAGGCAGTTCTGAACTGGAACAACGCCCTCCTTGCACTGCGTCAGGCTACTGGTGAATATTAAGAGATAAGAGGAAGAAAATGAAAAACATCACGAAATCCTTTATTACTTTGGCCGCCCTCTCGCTCCTGTTCACAGGCTGCGACATGATGAAGAAACCGGGCGAACAGCAGGAAAAGAAAGCTTCCACTATTGAAGAAATCCAGGCTGAAAAGGGCAAGCCCGCACGCCTCGTGAAGGCAACCACCGCCAAGATGGCCGACATCCGTAAGTTCAGCGGCACCATCGAAGGCGCCCAGCAGAACTACGTCATTTCCAAGATGAGCGACCCTCTGGCAAAGATCAACGTCCAGGTGGGTAGCAACGTCCAGAAGGACCAGGTCCTTGCAGAATACGTTTTCACCGGCGATAACACCGCTTACCAGCAGGCCCAGGAACAGGTCGCCCTTCTGGAAAAGGTCACAGAACGTATGCGTGACCTTCATGCCAAGGGCGGCATTTCCCAGCAGGACATGGACTCCCAGGAAATGCAGTTGAAGATTGCGAAGATGGGCTTGGAAACAGCCCGCCGCGCAAGCAAGATCCTGGCTCCGTCTTCCGGCACCGTCATCAACATGAACTACCAGGTAGGCCAGGTTCCCGGCGTTGGCGGAGTCCTCTGCACCATCGCCAAGCTGGATAAGGTCATCCTCAAGCTGAACGTGACTACCCAGGACATCGGCCTCTTCAAGAAGGGTGCTACGGCAACCATTAACCTGAATGGTCAGAAGTTCGAAGGTAAGGTGACCCTCATCCCTCTGGCAGCACAGCCCCAGACCCGCTTCTTCCCTGTTGAAGTCACCTTCAACAACAAGAAACGCCAGCTCCTCCCGGGCATGTACCTCAATGCAGAAATCAACGCAGGCCAGGTCAACGGCCTCATCATCCCCAACGACGCAGTGGTTTACCGTAACGGTGTGAACTACATGTGGATCATGGATGAAGAAGGCAAGGCCAAGCGTAAGATCGTCAAGTTGGGCGTCATGACCGAAAAAGATGTCCAGGTTCTCGAAGGCATTAACGAAGGCGACATGGTTCTCGTAGAAGGCCAGTCCAGAATGAACGACGGCGACAAGATTCTCGTGTTGGAAGACTAATCCAGGGAGAGTTTCTGAATGATCAAGGCAAGTATTTATAAACCAATCACCATGCTCATGGTCATCTTGACCGTGGTGGTGTTCGGTATCTACACCTACCGTATGATGGTGGTGGACTTGATGCCGAAATTCGAAGTGCCTGTGGTGACCGCAGTGGTGGTCTATCCTGGTGCCAATCCGGAAGAAATCGAATCAACCATCGTAAAACCTTCCGAAGAACAGGTGGAACTTGTGGACGGTATCGACTACGTCCAGGGTCTCTGCATGGAAAACTACGGTATCATCATTGCCATGTTCCAGATGGGTACCAATGTTGATGTGGCAGCAAACGATGTCCGTGCAAAGATTGAACAGGCAGCATTCGACTTCCCCGATGCAGCCCAGGCTCCGGTGATTTCCAAGCTTGACATTAACGGTCAGGCCATGATGTCACTTTCCTTTACCGGCCCCACCAACTCCACCGAACTCCGCCAGATGGTGGAAGACAACATTGAACCGTTGCTCACCTCCGTGAAGGGCGTGGCTAGCGTGGATATCTTCGGTGGTACCACCCGCGAAATTTCCATTGAACTTGACAAGGAAATGCTGAAGAACCGTAACGTGGACATCGCCACCATGATGGGCTTGTACGGGGCTTCCAACATCAACAACCCGGTGGGCGACCTTCACGGTGCAAAGAAGAACACCACGGTCCGTACCGCAGGTAAGTTCAAGGCCCTAGATGAAATCCGTGATCTAGATATTCCGACATCTACCGGCGTCATTAAGCTTGGCGAAGTAGCAGATGTCAAGGACACCGTCAAGGAAATCAAGTCTGCCTCCCGTTTCAATGGCGAAAACTCCGTTTCTCTTGATATCAAGAAGCGTTCCGACGCAAACGTGGTGGACGTATCCAAGGGCGTGCTCCGCCGCATGGAACAAATCAACAAGACCCTGCCGGAAGGTTTCGAGCTCCACCTGGTGTATGACAAGTCCGAAGGTATTTCCGAATCCATCGATAACGTGATTCAGAATATCATTATCGCCATTGTCCTAACTTCCGTTCTTCTTCTTCTGTTCCTGGGTAAGATCTCCACGATGTTCATCGCTGCTCTTACCATGCCTATTTCCGTGATTGGTTCCTTCACCCTCATGTACTTCGCAGGATTCGGCATCAACATGATGAGTTTGATGGCTCTATCTTCCGCGGTGGGCTTGTTGGTGACCAACTCCATCGTGGTGCTTGAAAACATCAACCAGAAATTGATGGAAGGTTTGAACCCTAAGGAAGCGGCCCTCAAGGGTACATCGGAAATCATGATCGCCATCATGGCTTCCACCTTGACCAACGT
The Fibrobacter sp. genome window above contains:
- a CDS encoding efflux RND transporter periplasmic adaptor subunit; its protein translation is MKNITKSFITLAALSLLFTGCDMMKKPGEQQEKKASTIEEIQAEKGKPARLVKATTAKMADIRKFSGTIEGAQQNYVISKMSDPLAKINVQVGSNVQKDQVLAEYVFTGDNTAYQQAQEQVALLEKVTERMRDLHAKGGISQQDMDSQEMQLKIAKMGLETARRASKILAPSSGTVINMNYQVGQVPGVGGVLCTIAKLDKVILKLNVTTQDIGLFKKGATATINLNGQKFEGKVTLIPLAAQPQTRFFPVEVTFNNKKRQLLPGMYLNAEINAGQVNGLIIPNDAVVYRNGVNYMWIMDEEGKAKRKIVKLGVMTEKDVQVLEGINEGDMVLVEGQSRMNDGDKILVLED